The following are from one region of the Cyanobium gracile PCC 6307 genome:
- a CDS encoding non-canonical purine NTP pyrophosphatase: MGPLRGPGLSLPPSSPVLVIASGNPHKVAEITAMLEGVGPEAGLQVRQQPKGLEIEETGLTYAENARLKASTVAALTGCWSLADDSGLEVDALDGRPGLHSARYAPTDHERIHRLLHELGDSLYRGGTFVSAMALADPTGAVVLESEGVCRGLILREPSGHGGGYDPIFHVREAGCSYAAMGEHLKSRLGSRGKAARAMAPGLKRLLGLA, from the coding sequence ATGGGGCCCCTCCGTGGGCCCGGCTTGTCCCTTCCCCCTTCCTCCCCGGTGCTGGTGATCGCCAGCGGCAACCCGCACAAGGTGGCCGAGATCACGGCCATGCTTGAGGGGGTCGGTCCGGAGGCGGGGCTGCAGGTGCGCCAGCAGCCCAAGGGCTTGGAGATCGAGGAGACGGGCCTCACCTATGCGGAGAATGCGCGCCTCAAGGCCTCCACAGTGGCTGCGCTCACCGGCTGCTGGTCGCTGGCCGACGATTCCGGCCTGGAGGTGGATGCCCTCGATGGCCGCCCCGGTCTGCACTCGGCCCGCTACGCCCCCACCGACCACGAGCGGATCCACCGGCTGCTGCACGAGCTCGGCGATTCCCTCTACCGGGGCGGCACCTTCGTCAGTGCCATGGCCCTGGCCGATCCCACCGGTGCGGTGGTGCTGGAGTCGGAGGGGGTCTGCCGGGGGCTGATCCTGCGGGAGCCCTCCGGCCATGGCGGCGGCTACGACCCGATCTTCCATGTGCGGGAGGCGGGCTGCAGCTATGCCGCGATGGGCGAGCACCTCAAGAGCCGGCTCGGCAGCCGCGGCAAGGCCGCCCGGGCGATGGCCCCTGGCCTCAAGCGGCTGCTGGGGCTGGCCTGA
- a CDS encoding BMC domain-containing protein, translating to MDSQSSRSFLRDDRSDARRKAANLRITGTDVSGEASGASCVITTDSEGRRLARQSSHVQSIELRTYVFLDSLQPQLASYMGTVSHGFLPIPGDACLWLEVSPGMAVHRVTDIALKASTVRLGQMVVERAFGSLALYHRDQSNVLHSGDVVLEAIASRVELRSRCEVTWTEIIRAITPDHAVLINRQNRRGSMIQAGMSMFILETEPAGYVLIAANEAEKSSNITVVDVKAVGAFGRLTLAGKEGDVEEAAAAAMRAVAQINAGARG from the coding sequence ATGGATTCACAGAGTTCCCGTTCCTTCCTTCGCGACGACCGGTCGGACGCCCGCAGGAAGGCGGCGAACCTGCGCATCACCGGCACCGATGTGAGCGGCGAGGCCTCCGGGGCCAGCTGCGTGATCACCACCGACAGCGAAGGCCGGCGGCTGGCGCGCCAGTCGAGCCATGTGCAGTCGATCGAACTGCGCACCTACGTCTTCCTGGATTCCCTCCAGCCCCAGCTGGCGTCGTACATGGGCACGGTGTCCCATGGCTTCCTGCCGATCCCCGGTGATGCCTGCCTCTGGCTGGAGGTCTCCCCGGGGATGGCGGTGCACCGGGTCACCGACATCGCCCTCAAGGCCAGCACGGTGCGGCTCGGCCAGATGGTGGTGGAGCGGGCCTTCGGCTCCCTGGCCCTGTACCACCGCGACCAGAGCAACGTGCTCCACTCCGGCGACGTGGTCCTGGAGGCCATCGCCAGCCGGGTGGAGCTGCGCAGCCGCTGCGAGGTCACCTGGACCGAGATCATCCGGGCGATCACCCCAGACCACGCCGTGCTGATCAACCGCCAGAACCGCCGCGGCTCGATGATCCAGGCCGGGATGAGCATGTTCATCCTCGAGACCGAACCGGCGGGCTATGTGCTGATCGCCGCCAACGAAGCCGAGAAGAGCTCCAACATCACCGTGGTGGACGTCAAGGCGGTGGGGGCCTTCGGCCGCCTCACCCTGGCGGGCAAGGAGGGCGATGTGGAGGAGGCCGCCGCCGCCGCCATGCGGGCCGTGGCCCAGATCAACGCCGGTGCCCGCGGCTGA